A genomic segment from Candidatus Zixiibacteriota bacterium encodes:
- a CDS encoding DUF3108 domain-containing protein, translating into MEIRSKIPGVIVSVIAVIGLVPLFYFLLIEIGIARAASQDSVQQTEAYGSIDRYVENVAFGVNEKFDFDINYGFINAGNATMEVARLIEYNGRPCYQIVTRAYSNSFFSNFFQVADSVESIIDALGIFSWRFEKKLREGNYRSDKQYSFDQRNNVVFFEKDTIEVSPYIQDALSVLYYVRTRELEVGKSIFVDNFTDGKMYPLEVKVLKKEQITVDAGTFDCVVVEPLLQSVGVFKHEGQLTVWLTDDRLKMPVLMKSKVLVGSISAELTDYQLGDLEVF; encoded by the coding sequence GTGGAAATCAGATCTAAAATACCGGGTGTGATAGTGTCGGTCATCGCCGTTATCGGCTTGGTCCCACTGTTTTACTTTCTCTTAATAGAGATAGGTATCGCCAGAGCGGCTTCGCAGGATAGTGTCCAGCAGACCGAAGCCTACGGCTCTATAGACCGCTATGTCGAGAACGTGGCTTTCGGTGTCAATGAGAAATTTGATTTCGATATCAACTATGGATTCATAAATGCCGGTAACGCCACGATGGAAGTCGCCCGGCTTATTGAGTACAACGGCCGTCCCTGTTACCAAATTGTCACCAGGGCCTATTCCAACAGTTTCTTTTCCAACTTCTTCCAGGTCGCCGACAGCGTGGAGTCCATAATCGATGCCCTCGGCATATTCTCCTGGCGCTTCGAGAAGAAGCTTAGAGAGGGAAATTATCGCTCCGACAAGCAGTACAGTTTCGACCAGCGCAACAATGTTGTCTTTTTTGAAAAAGACACCATAGAAGTCAGTCCTTACATCCAGGACGCTCTTTCCGTGCTTTACTATGTACGCACCAGGGAGCTCGAGGTGGGCAAATCGATTTTCGTGGATAATTTTACGGACGGAAAGATGTACCCTCTGGAGGTCAAGGTACTGAAGAAGGAGCAGATTACTGTCGATGCGGGCACTTTCGATTGCGTGGTGGTGGAACCGCTTTTGCAGTCTGTCGGCGTGTTTAAACACGAAGGACAGTTGACAGTATGGTTAACCGATGACCGCCTCAAAATGCCTGTTTTGATGAAGTCGAAAGTTCTGGTTGGCTCCATTTCCGCTGAGCTGACCGATTACCAATTGGGTGATCTCGAAGTTTTTTAG
- the ftcD gene encoding glutamate formimidoyltransferase: MPKLIECVPNFSEGRRPEVIDAICEAITSVDGVVLLDKEMDRDHNRAVVTFVSHPDNAVEAAFRGYQKAAELIDMTTHKGEHPRMGACDVCPFIPISDVSIEDAIELANKLGKRVGEELQIPVYLYEDAATSSKRKNLANVRQGEYEGIRDSIETDKSRKPDYGPSKMNLKAGSTAIGVRFPLVAFNVYLDTNKKWIADNIADAVRSLKGGYRYVKALGFEIKERDQVQISMNLVEYTKTPIFRVFETIKSEAARYGVNVTSSEVIGLVPNDALVAVSDFYLRLENFSKAQILEEKLKAASSVSGAAKETFYDEVASSSPAPGGGSVAASAGVLSAALSAMVCRLTVGKKKYADVKDELSEIRDKCDALRAELTTLIETDKEAFNKVMEAFKTKDDAIIEEANKGAASVPLTVMKKALEVMKLTEIVANKGNENSISDAGVAGLMGMVAIEGAGYNVKINLTSISDKEFVSKMKGEANEIIKEGQQIAQRIKKRVESKL, from the coding sequence ATGCCTAAGCTAATTGAATGTGTTCCTAATTTTTCCGAAGGCCGTCGTCCCGAGGTTATCGACGCTATCTGTGAAGCGATAACTTCGGTCGACGGAGTCGTCCTGCTTGACAAGGAAATGGATCGTGACCATAATCGCGCTGTGGTAACCTTCGTCTCTCACCCGGATAACGCCGTCGAGGCGGCCTTCCGCGGTTATCAGAAGGCAGCCGAATTGATCGATATGACCACTCATAAAGGCGAGCATCCCCGCATGGGCGCCTGCGATGTTTGCCCGTTCATTCCGATTTCAGACGTCTCCATCGAAGACGCTATCGAGCTGGCTAACAAGCTCGGCAAGAGGGTCGGCGAGGAACTTCAGATTCCCGTGTATCTTTACGAAGACGCCGCTACTTCATCGAAGCGCAAGAACCTGGCCAATGTTCGCCAGGGAGAGTACGAAGGTATCCGCGACAGCATCGAGACCGACAAATCCCGCAAGCCGGACTACGGCCCCTCCAAAATGAACCTTAAAGCCGGTTCCACCGCTATCGGGGTGCGCTTCCCGCTGGTGGCGTTCAACGTCTACCTCGACACCAATAAGAAATGGATTGCCGATAATATCGCCGACGCGGTAAGGTCATTAAAGGGCGGCTACCGCTACGTTAAGGCTCTGGGCTTCGAAATCAAAGAACGCGACCAGGTTCAGATTTCGATGAACCTTGTCGAGTACACCAAAACTCCGATCTTCCGCGTTTTTGAGACGATAAAATCCGAAGCGGCTCGATATGGGGTTAACGTAACTTCTTCCGAAGTCATCGGGCTGGTCCCCAATGACGCCCTGGTGGCGGTCAGCGATTTCTATCTTCGTCTCGAGAACTTCTCCAAGGCCCAGATTCTCGAGGAGAAGCTCAAAGCCGCAAGTTCGGTCTCCGGTGCGGCAAAAGAGACTTTTTACGATGAAGTAGCGTCTTCATCTCCAGCTCCCGGAGGCGGTTCGGTGGCGGCTTCAGCCGGCGTTCTGTCGGCCGCCCTTTCAGCAATGGTCTGCCGTCTGACGGTCGGCAAGAAAAAATATGCCGATGTCAAAGATGAACTGTCCGAGATACGTGATAAGTGTGATGCCCTGAGGGCGGAGCTTACTACATTAATCGAGACTGACAAAGAGGCTTTCAACAAGGTGATGGAAGCCTTCAAGACAAAAGATGATGCCATCATAGAAGAGGCCAACAAAGGGGCCGCTTCCGTGCCGCTCACGGTGATGAAGAAAGCCCTGGAAGTCATGAAGCTCACGGAAATCGTCGCCAACAAAGGCAACGAAAATTCAATCAGCGATGCCGGTGTGGCCGGCCTGATGGGTATGGTGGCTATTGAAGGCGCCG